One part of the Schistocerca piceifrons isolate TAMUIC-IGC-003096 chromosome 2, iqSchPice1.1, whole genome shotgun sequence genome encodes these proteins:
- the LOC124775158 gene encoding glutamate receptor 2-like → MDTTHQTQAHYTRDKSANQSSSCLRFHSYVGARTSARLDVCKYTLDVFRLLHLNSLPRLPTRSSPRCVLVAWCFFSQLLATSYSSTFTSVLTVQRYGPPIDSFRDLLQRGVFWGGHNQALQRQISVIDDPYIREFGARYREELTPQDKESRLREGHYAVFVKVINDYVTHTENLPADVRRSLRLMKETMAKYYISIALQKNSPYKSTLDRRMRFLHYSGLIKYWMKHVIARLGHHYMRSFFADRADNQHEMPQKLSLQAVEGAFFIFTTGIIVAFLVFLSEITYEKFCYCLQRYPKRPHYLYNLE, encoded by the coding sequence ATGGATACTACACATCAGACTCAAGCTCATTATACGCGGGATAAGAGTGCTAACCAGAGTTCTTCCTGTTTACGTTTCCACAGCTACGTAGGAGCTCGCACCAGCGCTCGTCTCGACGTCTGCAAGTACACGCTGGACGTGTTCCGGCTGCTGCACCTGAACTCCCTGCCGAGGTTGCCGACGCGGTCGTCGCCGCGCTGCGTGCTGGTGGCGTGGTGCTTCTTCAGCCAGCTGCTCGCCACGTCGTACTCCAGCACCTTCACCTCGGTGCTGACCGTCCAGCGCTACGGCCCCCCCATAGACTCCTTCAGGGACCTCCTGCAGAGGGGCGTGTTCTGGGGCGGGCACAACCAGGCGCTACAGCGCCAGATCTCCGTGATCGACGACCCCTACATAAGGGAGTTTGGAGCCCGCTACCGGGAGGAACTCACCCCACAGGATAAGGAATCCAGGCTCAGGGAAGGGCACTACGCCGTCTTCGTGAAGGTGATCAACGATTACGTCACACACACGGAGAATCTGCCAGCCGATGTTCGCCGCAGCCTGCGTTTGATGAAGGAAACTATGGCAAAGTACTACATTTCAATAGCCCTCCAAAAAAATTCTCCATACAAAAGCACATTGGATAGAAGAATGAGATTTCTACACTACAGTGGCCTCATTAAATACTGGATGAAACACGTCATAGCTAGACTCGGTCACCACTACATGAGGTCATTTTTTGCTGATCGTGCAGACAATCAACATGAGATGCCTCAGAAACTCTCTCTTCAAGCTGTCGAGGGAGCATTTTTCATATTTACAACTGGAATAATCGTAGCATTTCTTGTCTTTCTATCTGAAATCACTTACGaaaaattttgttattgtctaCAAAGATATCCAAAAAGACCACACTACTTGTATAATTTGGAATAA